GATCACTGAAGTAAATATTGGCGTTAGCGATAAGCCTGGTATTCTTATTTCTGGTCACGACCTTAAAGATATGGAAGAGTTGTTGAAGCAAACAGAAGGAACTGGTGTGGATGTTTATACTCACAGTGAAATGCTTCCTGCAAACTATTATCCTGAATTTAAAAAATATAGCCATTTTGTTGGTAACTATGGTAATGCATGGTGGAAACAAGATAAAGAGTTTGCTAGTTTCAATGGTCCTGTTTTGATGACAACAAACTGTATTACTCCTCCTAAAGCATCTTATAAAGATCGTGTATATACTACTGGTGCAGCAGGATTTGAAGGGGTAAAACATATTCCTAATAGAGCCAAAGATGGAGCCAAGGATTTCTCTCAAATTATTGAGCATGCTAAGCAATGTGAAGCTCCTATAGAGATTGAAAAAGGTAAAATTGTTGGAGGTTTTGCTCACAATCAAGTTATGCAGCTTGCTGATAAAGTAGTAGATGCTGTTAAAACGGGTGCAATTCGTAAATTCTTTGTAATGGCAGGATGTGATGGTCGTATGAAGAGCCGTGACTACTATACAGAATTTGCAGAGAAACTTCCTAAAGATACTGTTATTCTTACAGCAGGATGTGCTAAATATCGTTACAATAAGTTGCCTTTGGGTGATATAGGTGGTATCCCTCGTGTTTTGGATGCTGGGCAGTGTAACGACTCATACTCTTTGGCTGTAATCGCATTGAAATTGAAAGAGGTTTTCGAACTAAATGATATTAATGATCTTCCTATCGCTTATAACATCGCATGGTATGAGCAAAAGGCTGTAATCGTTCTTCTTGCTCTTCTACACTTAGGTGTGAAGAATATTCACTTAGGACCTACATTGCCAGCTTTCCTTTCTCCTAATGTAGCAAAAGTACTTATTGATACTTTTGGTATTGGTGGAATTGGAACAGTAGATGAAGACATGAAAATGTTCATGAACTAAGATATAATATTGGTAATTTCGAGAAGGGGGACTGTTATAAGTCCCCTTTTTTGGTTATTTTCAAAAAATATGAAAGAAAATTGTATTAATCAGAGAGATAAGGAGATGATGGCAAAAATGATTCAGATCTACTGTAAGCACCATCACCAGCCTAGAGAGAAAGGAAAGTGCGATGAGTGTGAATCTCTTAAAGATTATGCAATGAAACGCCTTGAAAACTGCCCTTTCGGTGAGGAAAAGCCAATTTGTAAACGTTGTACAATTCATTGCTATTCAAAAGACAGGAGAGAAGAGATAAAGAAAGTTATGCGTTTTTCTGGTCCACGAATGTTATTTTACGAACCACTATTTCTTGTGGAACATATCCTACGAGTTTTTCGATAACATAGAACCTTTATGTATTAGTCCTCAGCTACATCGATTTTCATAAAGATAATGTTCAATACAAAGTGGTTCAATAGTAGATGGAATGTCAAAAATATGACGTTTGCATAATAATTTAGCATCATCAGGATTTAAAGTATTACCACATTGACAGATTGATGTAGGGTTATATGACTCTATGTTTGTTGGGAGATCGCTATGTTGTAATGTAGCTCCTTTATGTTTGGGCTGACCTCCATATCTTTTATTTGATCTCTTTCGAAGTGATTGATTTTTCTCTACTGTAAATAAATCTCTTAAAATTGGAGAACTACTATTCCTCGCTGTTTTTATGATTGTTGGATAGTTTATCTTCAAGACCTTTTATTTTTTCATAAAGCATAGCATTCTCTTTTAATGAAGCTCTGACTTATAACATAACTCAGTTTAGCTCTTTCGATAAGGACTCTACCTGCTTCTTTAATAATCGATTCTCTTGTTCTAAACAATCAACTGTTCTCGTGATTACAGAGATTTATTTATCTTGCTAACTTAGGAAATATGAGTACAAAAAGTAATCAATAATACAGCCTATTATTGTTAACAATAATCACTAAAACAACGTGTTGGGTTTTTTCCACTCAAAAAGAACATGAATAGTTACAGTGACTTTGATTCAGGTAAAGAGCGAAAGGGACATCTTTATGATATTAAACCACGTAAATTGGTAAGTGTGAATGTCGATTATAAGCAGACTGGTGTTGGTGGATATGATAGCTGGGGTGCTTGGCCTAGAGCATGCTATCGTTTGACAAAGAAACATTATGAGTATAGTTTCTACTTATGCCCTATACGTTCAGGGGAAGACCCTTTTGATAAGTCCTCTTATCGATTTTAGTGAACCTTTATAACAAAAAAACCAAAGAATATATTCTTTGGTTTTTTTGTATCTTGTAATTGAATTATCAATTAATAGGCACTCTCTTCAATATAAGTTTTGAAGTCGTCATAACTATTCGAAAGAGATATGGATACTTTCTCTTTGTCTAGAAATGCCTTAAGCTTTTCAGGAATCTCAATCTCTCCTAGAATATCTTCCATTGACTCATGGAATTTTGCTGGATGTGCAGTCTCAAGAAAGATACCAAGTTCATTATTAGATAAACCGTCTTTTAGTGCAGCATAACCTGTAGCACCATGAGGATCACAAATATAATTGTGCTCCGTTGCAACCTCTCGGATTGTTTCACGAATCTCTTCATCACTGTATCTAGCTCCACTTAGGTTTTTACATACAGTAGAGTGATCATGATGATAGATATCAAGAATACGTGCAAAATTACTTGGTGCTCCTACATCCATCGCATTGGCGATCGTCTGAATAGATTTACGCGGTTTATAATCCCCTGTGTTTAAATATTCAAACACCACATCATTACGATTATTGGCTGCGATAAACCTAGATATAGGCAATCCCATCTCTTTAGCAATAATACCTGCTGTTATATTTCCAAGGTTTCCACTTGGAACTGAAACTACAATATCTTTTTGTCTCTCCTCTTCAGACAATTGTGACCAAGCATGAAAATAGTAGAATGCTTGTGGTAAGAAGCGAGCAACATTGATTGAGTTTGCTGATGTCAATTTATGAGCTGATTTTAACCCAGTGTCCATAAATGCTTTTTTTACCAGACTTTGGCAATCATCAAAAGTTCCGTCAATCTCTAGTGCTGTAATATTATGTCCCAATGTGGCAAATTGTTTTTCTTGTAGATTACTTACTTTGCCTTTGGGATAAAGAACAAATACTTTGATTCCATCTACTTTATAGAAACCATTCGCAACAGCACTCCCAGTATCTCCTGATGTTGCAACAAGAACATTGACATTCTCTTTCTCCTCTTGAAGTAGATACCTTAATGTTCGGGCCATAAAACGACCTCCAACATCTTTGAATGCTAGTGTTGGTCCATGAAAGAGTTCTAAGCTATATATATCTTTTGTTACAGGTATTAGTGGTGTATCAAAATTAAGAGTATCATATACGATATCACGAAGTGCTTGTTCCGGAATATCCTCTCCGAAGAAATTCTTTGCAACTTCAAATGCTATCTCTTGAAAAGTCAGACTTGAGATATTGTCAAAGAATGATTTTGGTAGTGGCTTTATATCATTAGGCATAAAAAGACCATTATCATTAGCAAGACCTTCTATCACTGCTTGTCTTAGACTAGTTGTGTTTTTTTTGTTCTCTGTACTGTAGAATATCATATCCCTTTGTATTTATCTATTTAGCAACAAGTTCATAAACTCCTCCTTATATATCTCTCCATATGCTCCTTTGGCTGCATCACTTTCTGTATACTCTGTAACACTGTCTGCATTGTTTTTAGGATGATAGATCGTAAATGGAACAGCATCTCTCGTGTGTGTTTTCAACTCCCAAGGAGTTGGGTGGTCAGGTAGAAGTGCAACTGCAACATCCTTCTGACCTAAGGCATACTCTACAATTGGTCCAACAACATGATGGTCTATGTCTTCAATAGCTTTTATTTTAATATATGGATCTCCTTCGTGTCCAGCTTCATCTGGAGCTTCGATATGTAGATATACATATTCACAAGTTTCAAGCGCTTTTATAGCAGCGTCTCTTTTTCCTATATAATTGGTGTCCCACAAGCCTGTAGCACCAGGAACTTTAATAACTTTCATCCCTGCATAGATTCCAATACCATGGATTAAGTCCACCGCTGATATGACTGCACTATTCTCTATTTTATAAGCTTCTTTTAAGGTTGGCATCTCTGGTTTATTTCCAGGAGACCAAGGCCATATAGAAGAGGCTATAGCTTTCCCTTTTTTCTCTCTATCCTTATTGATAGGATGTTGAGAGAGTAACTCTTGAGATCTCTTTATTAGATCAATAATCTCCTTTGTAGTAGCAGAAGCAGAACTATCTTTTGCCTGAGGTAGATGATCGTCCTCTTTAGAGTCAGGAACGTCATGAGGTGGAGTACATGAGACCCTTTTATCACCACCTTTAATTACCAACAAATGTCTATAGGATACGCCTTTATGAAAAGTGATACGATCATTTCCTAGATGTTCGTTCAAATAATCAATCAAGATACTAGACTCTTCTGTTGCGATATGCCCTGCAGAATGATTCTTTATAACCCCATTTTCAATGGTGATAAGATTACAACGGAAAGCCAAATCTTCAGGAGATAGTGTCACCCCAATACTTGCAGCTTCCAATACACCACGACCTTCATAAAGAGCTTCTACATCGTATCCCATTACAGCCATATTTGCGACTTCACTTCCTGGATGTAGTGATTCTGGTACCGTATGGAAAAGTCCAGATTTCCCCATTGTTGCAAGTCTATCCATGTTTGGAGTACTTGCTTTTTGTAGTGGCGTAAGGGTGTTCAATTCTAGAGATGGAAGGTCTGCCATTCCATCTCCTAATATTACAATATGTTTCATATGAACTATGTTTCGCTTATGTGATATAAGTTTAAGTTAGACTTGGGGGAGAGCCTACTGCTTAAATATTTGCAATTTTAATAATATCGGCAAAGACACCTGCCGCAGTTACTGCAGCTCCAGCACCGTATCCTTTGATTAACATTGGATACTCTTTGTATCTTTCTGTTGTGAGTAGCACGATATTGTTACTTCCTTCAAGGTCATAAAAAGGGTGTTGACTGTCTACTTCGACTAAAGAACAAGATCCTTTTCCGTTTTCGAATGTCCCAACGAATCTCCATTTTTTATTTTCCTTCTCTAGAATCTTACGTCTGTTCTCAAAGTCAATATCTACACCTGGAAGTGCTTTCCAAAAGGAGTCTACATCCCCATTAAAGAGTGTTTTTGGTATAAATGGTTCTACTGTGATATCCGTGTCTTCACATCTATATCCCGACTCTCTAGCTAGAATAACTACTTTCCTTTGCACATCTTTACCACTTAGGTCAATACGTGGGTCTGGTTCAGCGTATCCTTCCTCTTTAGCCAAACGTACTGTTTTGCTGAATGGAATATCCTTAGAAATAGTATTAAAAATATAATTCAGTGTTCCAGATAATACTGCTTGAACTTTTAGAATTTTATCCCCCGATTTTCTTAGATCATTAATGGTTGAAATCAATGGAAGACCAGCACCAACATTGGTTTCAAATAGAAATTTTGCTCCTTTATTTAGAGCGATACTTTTCAGCGTTTCATAGTTCTCATATGAAGAAGATGCAGCTACTTTATTCGCAGCCACTACTGAAACGTGATTCTCTAAGAATGTCTTATATAAAGATGCTACTTGATCATTTGCTGTGCAGTCTACAAATACAGAGTTGTATAAATTTAGTCCTATGACATTTTCTGCAAAACTTGGTAATGATGAAGCTTCTCCATCTCTATCTAAAAGAGTCATATATTCATCAAATGGAATACCATTTGAATCGAACAACATCTTTCTTGAATTAGCGATCCCGGCAAGACGTATTTTCAGTCTATGCTCTTTCTTAAGCTTCTCTTGCTGCTGGTTTAGTTGATCTAAAAGATCTTTACCAACGGTTCCCATCCCTATTAAGAACAGGTTTAATTGTTTGTATTCAGAAAGGAAAAATGCCTCATGAACCACATTCAGTGTCTTTCTCAACTGAGGAGTACGAACTACCCATGAAATGTTTTGCTCACCTGCCCCTTGGGCTATGGCTACAGTATTAATACCCCCACGGCCAAGTGCTTCAAATAACTTGCCTGCAATGCCTGTAGTCTGTTTCATCTGTTCTCCTACAATAGCTACAACAGACATATCATCTTCAAAAAGTATTTTATGAATACTCCCAGAAGCAATCTCTTGATTAAATTCCTTATGTATTGCTCTCTTTACTTCCTCTTTTTTATTCTTGTCAAAAGCGAAACTGATACTGTTCTCTGAAGATGCTTGAGAGATCATGATGACGCTAGTATTTTCTTCTGCCATGGCACTGAAAAGTCGCATGGATACCCCTGAAACTCCTACCATTCCCAATCCTCTTATGGTTGCTAACGAAATGTTGGAGATAGAAGATATTCCTTTTACAGGAGAAATATTTTTAGAATGATCTCCTCTGTCTACACGTGTTCCTTCCCCTTTTGTATTATGAATATTCCTTAAATGTAGAGGAATTCCCATCTGATAAACTGGAAGAAGTG
The Prolixibacteraceae bacterium DNA segment above includes these coding regions:
- a CDS encoding nitrous oxide-stimulated promoter family protein, translated to MKENCINQRDKEMMAKMIQIYCKHHHQPREKGKCDECESLKDYAMKRLENCPFGEEKPICKRCTIHCYSKDRREEIKKVMRFSGPRMLFYEPLFLVEHILRVFR
- a CDS encoding cofactor-independent phosphoglycerate mutase, producing the protein MKHIVILGDGMADLPSLELNTLTPLQKASTPNMDRLATMGKSGLFHTVPESLHPGSEVANMAVMGYDVEALYEGRGVLEAASIGVTLSPEDLAFRCNLITIENGVIKNHSAGHIATEESSILIDYLNEHLGNDRITFHKGVSYRHLLVIKGGDKRVSCTPPHDVPDSKEDDHLPQAKDSSASATTKEIIDLIKRSQELLSQHPINKDREKKGKAIASSIWPWSPGNKPEMPTLKEAYKIENSAVISAVDLIHGIGIYAGMKVIKVPGATGLWDTNYIGKRDAAIKALETCEYVYLHIEAPDEAGHEGDPYIKIKAIEDIDHHVVGPIVEYALGQKDVAVALLPDHPTPWELKTHTRDAVPFTIYHPKNNADSVTEYTESDAAKGAYGEIYKEEFMNLLLNR
- the hcp gene encoding hydroxylamine reductase — encoded protein: MSMFCFQCQEASKGVGCTIKGVCGKNEDVANLQDLLMYVVKGIATYAHHGRALGMEDDAANKFIIDALFTTITNANFDQEKITEVITEGLMIRDRLKKEFIAKGGDANISDFGATSWNPESTAGYVAKGSVVGVLAIENEDVRSLKELITYGLKGAAAYAEHAWNLGFENKDFNAFIQRALFEITRNDISADELIALTLETGKYGVDVMALLDEANTSTYGNPEITEVNIGVSDKPGILISGHDLKDMEELLKQTEGTGVDVYTHSEMLPANYYPEFKKYSHFVGNYGNAWWKQDKEFASFNGPVLMTTNCITPPKASYKDRVYTTGAAGFEGVKHIPNRAKDGAKDFSQIIEHAKQCEAPIEIEKGKIVGGFAHNQVMQLADKVVDAVKTGAIRKFFVMAGCDGRMKSRDYYTEFAEKLPKDTVILTAGCAKYRYNKLPLGDIGGIPRVLDAGQCNDSYSLAVIALKLKEVFELNDINDLPIAYNIAWYEQKAVIVLLALLHLGVKNIHLGPTLPAFLSPNVAKVLIDTFGIGGIGTVDEDMKMFMN
- the thrA gene encoding bifunctional aspartate kinase/homoserine dehydrogenase I — protein: MKVIKFGGVALKTTEQIKEVKHIVENNSGDLLVVVSAFDKVTDLIIEAGQNAVTTPNTFMETLNTITEIHLGFISDLEIVKVEIKEEVGQKMEELKSILQGVSLIGELTQKTLDRLMVFGEQLSSIILSAYLNIPHIASEKLIKTDNNFGKANVDFESSYRLIREAFVHFSGKAIAPGYIASTKKDTLTTLGRGGADFSAALFAAALGARELEVWTNQDGFMSADPNIINKAYAIPSMTYTEAMELSHFGAQVVYPPSLLPVYQMGIPLHLRNIHNTKGEGTRVDRGDHSKNISPVKGISSISNISLATIRGLGMVGVSGVSMRLFSAMAEENTSVIMISQASSENSISFAFDKNKKEEVKRAIHKEFNQEIASGSIHKILFEDDMSVVAIVGEQMKQTTGIAGKLFEALGRGGINTVAIAQGAGEQNISWVVRTPQLRKTLNVVHEAFFLSEYKQLNLFLIGMGTVGKDLLDQLNQQQEKLKKEHRLKIRLAGIANSRKMLFDSNGIPFDEYMTLLDRDGEASSLPSFAENVIGLNLYNSVFVDCTANDQVASLYKTFLENHVSVVAANKVAASSSYENYETLKSIALNKGAKFLFETNVGAGLPLISTINDLRKSGDKILKVQAVLSGTLNYIFNTISKDIPFSKTVRLAKEEGYAEPDPRIDLSGKDVQRKVVILARESGYRCEDTDITVEPFIPKTLFNGDVDSFWKALPGVDIDFENRRKILEKENKKWRFVGTFENGKGSCSLVEVDSQHPFYDLEGSNNIVLLTTERYKEYPMLIKGYGAGAAVTAAGVFADIIKIANI
- the thrC gene encoding threonine synthase; its protein translation is MIFYSTENKKNTTSLRQAVIEGLANDNGLFMPNDIKPLPKSFFDNISSLTFQEIAFEVAKNFFGEDIPEQALRDIVYDTLNFDTPLIPVTKDIYSLELFHGPTLAFKDVGGRFMARTLRYLLQEEKENVNVLVATSGDTGSAVANGFYKVDGIKVFVLYPKGKVSNLQEKQFATLGHNITALEIDGTFDDCQSLVKKAFMDTGLKSAHKLTSANSINVARFLPQAFYYFHAWSQLSEEERQKDIVVSVPSGNLGNITAGIIAKEMGLPISRFIAANNRNDVVFEYLNTGDYKPRKSIQTIANAMDVGAPSNFARILDIYHHDHSTVCKNLSGARYSDEEIRETIREVATEHNYICDPHGATGYAALKDGLSNNELGIFLETAHPAKFHESMEDILGEIEIPEKLKAFLDKEKVSISLSNSYDDFKTYIEESAY